The proteins below are encoded in one region of Streptomyces ficellus:
- a CDS encoding amidase has translation MTTFEERTTVHAFGDDALGEHDAVGLAGAVRRGEVSAAEVARDAAARVRAVEARLNAVQVHIDDPAPEPGAGGALAGVPTFVKDNTDFLGLPTGHGSAAFTPRGARRHAPFTRQFLSSGVTVLGKTRLPEFGFSPTTEFEAAEPVRNPWNTGFSAGGSSGGSAALVAAGAVPVAHANDGGGSIRIPAACCGLVGLKPTRGRVVPNAQSRQLPVDIVSDGVLSRSVRDTAAFLAAAETYWRNPKLPPLGLVEGPAKRRLRVGLLIDSPNGVRTDDATRAAVTDTAVALERLGHTVHPVELAIDPRFTDDFLTYWGMLSFLLGITGRSFGPDFDRRRMDGLSRGLREAYLRNWRRTPGVLRRLKRTTAGYAAAFRGLDVVLTPVLAHTTPPIGHLGPAVPYPTLIERILAYVAFTPVNNVVGNPSLSLPAASGTEDGLPIGVMFSGRPGSERTLLELAFELEADRPFRRIQDL, from the coding sequence GTGACGACTTTCGAGGAACGGACCACGGTGCACGCCTTCGGGGACGACGCCCTGGGGGAGCACGACGCCGTCGGTCTCGCCGGGGCCGTCCGGCGGGGTGAGGTGAGCGCCGCCGAGGTCGCCCGGGACGCGGCCGCGCGGGTACGGGCGGTCGAGGCGAGGCTCAACGCGGTGCAGGTGCACATCGACGACCCGGCTCCCGAGCCCGGGGCGGGCGGCGCCCTCGCCGGGGTGCCGACCTTCGTCAAGGACAACACCGACTTCCTGGGGCTGCCCACCGGGCACGGCAGCGCGGCCTTCACCCCGAGGGGCGCGCGCCGGCACGCGCCGTTCACCCGGCAGTTCCTGAGCAGCGGCGTCACGGTGCTCGGCAAGACCCGGCTGCCCGAGTTCGGGTTCAGCCCGACCACCGAGTTCGAGGCCGCCGAACCGGTCCGCAACCCGTGGAACACCGGCTTCTCGGCGGGCGGTTCGTCCGGCGGCAGCGCGGCGCTCGTCGCCGCCGGGGCGGTGCCCGTCGCGCACGCGAACGACGGCGGCGGTTCGATCCGGATCCCCGCGGCCTGTTGCGGTCTCGTCGGCCTGAAGCCGACGCGGGGCCGGGTCGTGCCCAACGCCCAGAGCCGCCAGCTGCCGGTCGACATCGTCTCCGACGGCGTCCTGAGCCGTTCCGTGCGGGACACCGCCGCGTTCCTCGCCGCCGCCGAGACGTACTGGCGCAACCCGAAGCTCCCGCCGCTCGGCCTGGTCGAAGGCCCCGCGAAGCGGCGGCTGCGCGTCGGGCTCCTCATCGACTCGCCCAACGGCGTCCGCACCGACGACGCCACCCGGGCGGCGGTCACGGACACCGCGGTCGCGCTCGAACGGCTCGGCCACACCGTGCACCCGGTGGAGCTGGCCATCGACCCCCGCTTCACCGACGACTTCCTCACCTACTGGGGAATGCTGTCGTTCCTCCTCGGTATCACCGGCCGGTCCTTCGGCCCGGACTTCGACCGGCGGCGCATGGACGGCCTCAGCCGGGGCCTGCGGGAGGCGTACCTGCGGAACTGGCGGCGCACACCGGGGGTGCTGCGCAGGCTGAAGCGTACGACCGCGGGGTACGCGGCGGCGTTCCGCGGCCTCGACGTCGTCCTTACGCCCGTGCTCGCCCACACCACGCCGCCGATCGGTCACCTCGGCCCGGCCGTCCCCTACCCCACGCTGATCGAACGGATCCTCGCGTACGTGGCGTTCACGCCGGTCAACAACGTCGTCGGCAACCCGTCGCTCTCCCTGCCGGCCGCGAGCGGTACGGAGGACGGACTGCCCATCGGCGTCATGTTCTCCGGCCGCCCAGGGAGTGAACGAACGCTGCTGGAGCTGGCGTTCGAGCTGGAGGCGGACCGGCCCTTCCGGCGTATCCAGGACCTCTGA
- a CDS encoding LuxR family transcriptional regulator, producing MTNAKLAEALRLLGVGGTARRVYVALLERAPAPLGAIGAEVGLTGAELAAAYAELVDAGLASAAEAGADVVAPVPPTAGLEVLARRRAAELEESRVAVGGAFEQFRRQRLAAYNDGLVEVVTGEAVGHRMRHAWASAREQIRQFESPPYFPLPGATEEALATLARGVTQRVVYSRASLEHPGHLRETIEPCVEAGEQARVLPSVPVKLVIIDEAYALVSLSIKEADVHNSMLVVQPCGLLSALVALFEQSWLNALPFHGRTTRHSGLAPADRRLLWLLAGGATDEVIAREMGVSRRTLYRRLQVLMARLGAANRFQMALQAQRSGWL from the coding sequence ATGACGAACGCGAAACTCGCCGAGGCCCTTCGGCTGCTGGGTGTCGGCGGGACCGCGCGCCGGGTCTACGTGGCGCTGCTGGAGCGGGCGCCCGCTCCGCTGGGCGCGATCGGCGCCGAGGTGGGCCTGACCGGTGCCGAGCTGGCGGCGGCGTACGCCGAGCTGGTGGACGCCGGACTGGCCAGTGCCGCGGAGGCGGGGGCGGACGTGGTGGCCCCGGTCCCGCCCACCGCGGGGCTGGAGGTGCTCGCCCGGCGCCGGGCGGCCGAGCTGGAGGAGTCGCGGGTCGCCGTCGGGGGTGCCTTCGAGCAGTTCCGGCGGCAGCGGCTGGCCGCGTACAACGACGGTCTCGTCGAGGTCGTCACCGGGGAGGCGGTGGGCCACCGGATGCGCCACGCGTGGGCCAGCGCCCGGGAGCAGATCCGGCAGTTCGAGTCACCGCCCTACTTCCCCCTGCCCGGTGCCACCGAGGAGGCGCTGGCGACGCTCGCCCGCGGGGTGACACAGCGCGTGGTGTACTCGCGGGCGTCGCTGGAGCACCCGGGTCATCTGCGGGAGACGATCGAGCCGTGCGTGGAGGCGGGCGAACAGGCCAGGGTGCTGCCGTCGGTGCCGGTCAAGCTGGTGATCATCGACGAGGCCTACGCGCTCGTGTCGCTGTCGATCAAGGAGGCCGACGTGCACAACAGCATGCTGGTGGTGCAGCCGTGCGGTCTGCTCTCCGCGCTGGTGGCGCTGTTCGAGCAGTCCTGGCTGAACGCCCTGCCGTTCCACGGCCGCACCACGCGCCACAGCGGCCTGGCTCCCGCCGACCGCCGTCTGCTGTGGCTGCTCGCGGGCGGTGCGACCGACGAGGTCATCGCTCGCGAGATGGGCGTCAGCCGCCGGACGCTCTACCGCCGCCTCCAGGTCCTGATGGCCCGTCTCGGTGCCGCGAACCGGTTCCAGATGGCCCTGCAGGCGCAGCGGTCCGGCTGGTTGTGA
- a CDS encoding aminopeptidase P family protein, which produces MAKGRKNGLYAGISDELSALMRTGWADTEQHDLKPGEQAPYAAHRRAALSARFPGERLVVPSGNLKVRSNDDTYPFRPYSGYVHMTGDQARDGALVLEPRADGGHDAYCYQLPRDSRGDDEFWTGPTAELWMGRRRSLAEAERVLGLPCRDVRTAARDLTAAPAAPTRIVRGVDPALEAAVTTDETRDQELDEALSDLRLVKDAWELAQMRQAVDSTVRGFTDAIGELSRAVATSERWIEGTFFRRARLEGNSVGYGTICAAGEHATIMHWTDNDGPVRPGDLLLLDAGVETRTLYTADVTRTLPVSGTFTPVQRTVYDAVYEAQEAGMAAVKPGARYRDFHEAAQRHLAARLVEWGFLPGPADRAYELGLQRRFTMAGTGHMLGLDVHDCAHARNEEYVDGVLEPGMVLTVEPGLYFQPDDLTVPEEWRGIGVRIEDDLVVTAGGHENLSAGLPRSADDVEAWMARFAG; this is translated from the coding sequence GTGGCGAAGGGCCGGAAGAACGGTCTGTACGCAGGGATCTCCGACGAACTGTCCGCCCTGATGCGTACCGGATGGGCCGACACCGAACAGCACGACCTGAAGCCCGGCGAACAGGCCCCCTACGCGGCACACCGCCGCGCCGCGCTGTCCGCGCGCTTCCCCGGCGAACGCCTCGTGGTTCCCTCGGGCAACCTCAAGGTCCGCTCCAACGACGACACCTACCCCTTCCGCCCGTACTCCGGCTACGTGCACATGACCGGGGACCAGGCCAGGGACGGCGCCCTCGTCCTCGAACCCCGCGCGGACGGCGGCCACGACGCCTACTGCTACCAACTGCCGCGCGACAGCAGGGGCGACGACGAGTTCTGGACGGGCCCCACGGCGGAGTTGTGGATGGGCCGTCGCCGCTCGCTCGCCGAGGCCGAGCGCGTACTGGGCCTGCCGTGCCGCGACGTCCGCACGGCCGCCCGCGACCTAACCGCCGCCCCCGCCGCCCCCACCCGGATCGTCCGGGGCGTCGACCCGGCGCTGGAGGCGGCCGTCACCACCGACGAGACCCGCGACCAGGAACTCGACGAGGCGCTCAGCGATCTCCGGCTCGTCAAGGACGCGTGGGAACTGGCCCAGATGCGCCAGGCGGTGGACTCCACCGTCCGCGGCTTCACCGACGCGATCGGGGAGCTGTCCCGGGCGGTCGCGACCTCCGAGCGCTGGATCGAGGGCACCTTCTTCCGCCGGGCGCGCCTGGAGGGCAACTCCGTCGGCTACGGCACCATCTGCGCCGCCGGCGAGCACGCCACGATCATGCACTGGACGGACAACGACGGCCCCGTACGCCCCGGTGACCTGCTCCTGCTCGACGCCGGGGTGGAGACGCGCACCCTCTACACCGCCGACGTCACCCGCACGCTTCCCGTCAGCGGCACCTTCACCCCCGTCCAGCGCACCGTCTACGACGCGGTGTACGAGGCGCAGGAGGCGGGCATGGCGGCCGTCAAACCGGGCGCCCGGTACCGCGACTTCCACGAGGCGGCCCAGCGCCACCTGGCGGCACGGCTCGTCGAGTGGGGCTTCCTCCCGGGCCCCGCCGACCGGGCGTACGAACTGGGCCTCCAGCGCCGGTTCACCATGGCCGGCACCGGCCACATGCTGGGCCTGGACGTCCACGACTGCGCGCACGCCCGCAACGAGGAGTACGTCGACGGCGTGCTGGAACCGGGCATGGTGCTCACCGTCGAACCCGGCCTGTACTTCCAGCCGGACGACCTCACGGTGCCCGAGGAGTGGCGCGGCATCGGCGTCCGCATCGAGGACGACCTGGTCGTCACCGCCGGCGGACACGAGAACCTGTCGGCGGGGCTGCCGCGCTCGGCGGACGACGTCGAGGCGTGGATGGCCCGGTTCGCCGGCTGA
- a CDS encoding DUF4230 domain-containing protein yields the protein METLDETPPRTPAPVRRRRLPRWTLTVPAVLLTLVLLWALAGRFSLLPGVGDLFGEETHDRSGPALLKSIQDMSRYEGAAGNFQVVVDLEKDAKFLPDAIRGTRTLYVGAGTVSAYVDLGRTGPGSVTVDEARTAVTVRLPHARLGAPALDPERSYAVSKQRGLLDRLGDLFSDNPASERAVHQLASQRIGEAAKDSGLTARAEKNTATMLEGLLRSLGFRSVDVVYA from the coding sequence GTGGAGACCCTCGACGAAACGCCTCCTCGCACGCCGGCGCCGGTCCGCCGCCGACGGCTGCCCCGGTGGACGCTCACCGTCCCCGCGGTGCTGCTGACCCTCGTCCTGCTCTGGGCGCTCGCGGGACGCTTCAGCCTCCTGCCCGGCGTGGGCGACCTCTTCGGTGAGGAGACGCACGACCGCTCCGGCCCCGCCCTGCTCAAGTCCATCCAGGACATGAGCCGTTACGAGGGCGCCGCCGGGAACTTCCAGGTCGTCGTCGACCTGGAGAAGGACGCCAAGTTCCTCCCGGACGCCATCCGCGGCACGCGCACCCTGTACGTCGGCGCCGGCACCGTGAGCGCCTACGTGGACCTCGGCCGCACCGGCCCCGGCAGCGTCACCGTCGACGAGGCGCGCACCGCGGTCACCGTGCGCCTGCCCCACGCCCGGCTCGGCGCCCCGGCACTGGACCCGGAGCGCTCGTACGCCGTGTCGAAGCAGCGGGGGCTGCTCGACCGGCTCGGCGACCTGTTCTCGGACAACCCCGCCAGCGAGCGCGCCGTCCACCAGCTGGCCTCGCAGCGCATCGGCGAGGCGGCGAAGGACAGCGGCCTGACCGCCCGGGCGGAGAAGAACACCGCCACCATGCTGGAGGGGCTGCTGCGTTCGCTCGGGTTCCGCAGCGTGGACGTGGTGTACGCGTAG
- a CDS encoding DEAD/DEAH box helicase, which yields MNTKPSAGPAEPGLPPVASFAELGLPPVLVTTMTGLGVREPFPVQAATLPNALAGRDVLARARTGSGKTLAFGLALLARTAGRRAGSKRPLALVLVPTRELAQQVGDALAPYARALGLRTATVVGGMSIGRQAAELKAGAELVVATPGRLADLVERRDCLLDAVRITVLDEADQMCDMGFLPQVTDLLDRVGPDGQRMLFSATLDRDVEGLVTRYLDDPVLASVDRPEDVVTTMEHHVLHVHPADRYATATEIAARDGRVLMFLDTKHGVDQFTRHLRASGLRAAALHSGKSQPQRSHTLAQFRNGDVTVLVATNVAARGIHVDDLDLVVNVDPPADAKDYLHRGGRTARAGASGSVVTLVTPAQRREVNRVLSEAGVRPVETQVRSGEAKLSALTGAKRAPATAGKGKSTGAPFRGLGSREGRAPKESRRAAEARRTAEARKAARVRRGH from the coding sequence ATGAACACGAAGCCGTCGGCCGGGCCAGCGGAGCCGGGGCTGCCGCCCGTCGCCTCCTTCGCCGAGCTCGGCCTGCCGCCGGTGCTGGTCACGACGATGACCGGCCTCGGGGTGCGCGAGCCGTTCCCCGTCCAGGCGGCCACGCTGCCGAACGCCCTGGCGGGCCGTGACGTCCTCGCCCGGGCGCGGACCGGGTCGGGCAAGACCCTCGCGTTCGGGCTGGCGCTGCTCGCCCGCACGGCGGGCCGGCGCGCCGGCTCCAAGCGGCCCCTGGCGCTGGTCCTGGTCCCGACCCGGGAGCTCGCGCAGCAGGTGGGCGACGCCCTCGCGCCCTACGCGCGGGCCCTGGGGCTCCGGACGGCGACCGTGGTGGGCGGAATGTCGATCGGGCGGCAGGCCGCCGAGCTCAAGGCAGGCGCGGAGCTGGTGGTCGCCACTCCGGGACGGCTGGCGGACCTGGTGGAGCGCCGGGACTGTCTGCTGGACGCGGTGCGGATCACGGTGCTGGACGAGGCGGACCAGATGTGCGACATGGGGTTCCTGCCCCAGGTGACGGACCTGCTGGACCGGGTGGGCCCCGACGGGCAGCGGATGCTGTTCTCGGCCACCCTCGACCGTGACGTCGAGGGACTCGTCACGCGCTACCTCGACGACCCAGTGCTCGCCTCGGTCGACCGCCCCGAGGACGTCGTCACCACGATGGAGCACCATGTGCTGCACGTGCACCCGGCCGACCGGTACGCCACCGCCACCGAGATCGCCGCCCGTGACGGCCGGGTGCTGATGTTCCTGGACACCAAGCACGGCGTGGACCAGTTCACCCGGCACCTGCGGGCCAGTGGTCTGCGCGCCGCCGCGCTGCACAGCGGGAAGTCCCAGCCGCAGCGCTCCCACACGCTGGCCCAGTTCAGGAACGGCGACGTCACCGTGCTGGTGGCCACCAACGTGGCGGCCCGTGGCATCCACGTCGACGACCTCGACCTCGTCGTCAACGTCGACCCTCCCGCCGACGCCAAGGACTACCTGCACCGCGGCGGCCGCACGGCGCGCGCGGGCGCGTCCGGCAGCGTCGTCACCCTGGTCACCCCGGCTCAGCGCCGGGAGGTGAACCGCGTGCTGTCCGAGGCCGGTGTCCGGCCGGTGGAAACGCAGGTGCGGTCCGGCGAGGCGAAGCTGTCCGCCCTCACCGGCGCCAAGCGGGCCCCGGCGACGGCCGGGAAGGGCAAGAGCACCGGCGCGCCCTTCCGGGGCCTCGGCTCACGCGAGGGCCGCGCCCCGAAGGAGTCCCGCAGGGCCGCCGAGGCACGCCGGACGGCGGAGGCGCGCAAGGCCGCCCGGGTGCGCAGGGGCCACTGA
- a CDS encoding AI-2E family transporter gives MPASLSSTKTAAALRTSARVCLESLLVLLAVSVALWLLGRMWSVVWPLIVGLFITTLTWPVARFLRRHGWPPALAASAVTVLFLLAVTGIVALIAVPVASQSGELTDGVVEGIQRVREWAAGPPLNIGDDQITGALDTAVARIQDSIGSMVTAVVTGVSTVVNGVVTAVLALFLMFFFLKDGPRFLPWLTRQLPGRLATDVPVVAERGWETLGAFVRSQAFVGLLDAVLIGIGLWVLDVPLVLPLAVLTFVSAFVPIVGALFAGLVAVLIALVYNGLTDALIVLALIVVVQQLEGNVFQPMIQSRGLGLHAAVVLLAVTLGGSLAGIVGSLLAVPAAALVAVVWNYLREQLADPSPEPEADGTPSGAAVPS, from the coding sequence ATGCCTGCTTCGCTCAGTTCCACGAAAACCGCCGCCGCGCTGCGCACCTCGGCGCGCGTCTGTCTCGAATCGCTGCTGGTCCTCCTGGCGGTGTCGGTCGCCCTGTGGCTGCTGGGACGGATGTGGTCGGTCGTCTGGCCTCTCATAGTGGGCCTGTTCATCACCACCCTGACCTGGCCCGTGGCCCGCTTCCTGCGCCGGCACGGGTGGCCCCCGGCCCTGGCCGCGTCGGCGGTGACCGTGCTGTTCCTGCTCGCGGTCACGGGCATCGTGGCGCTGATCGCCGTCCCGGTGGCCTCGCAGTCCGGCGAGTTGACCGACGGTGTGGTCGAAGGCATCCAGCGGGTGCGCGAATGGGCGGCCGGGCCGCCGCTGAACATCGGTGACGACCAGATCACCGGGGCCCTCGACACGGCCGTCGCCCGCATCCAGGACAGCATCGGCAGCATGGTCACCGCCGTGGTCACGGGGGTGAGCACCGTGGTCAACGGTGTGGTCACCGCCGTCCTGGCGCTCTTCCTGATGTTCTTCTTCCTCAAGGACGGCCCGCGCTTCCTGCCCTGGCTGACCCGTCAGCTGCCCGGCCGGCTGGCCACCGACGTCCCCGTGGTGGCGGAGCGCGGCTGGGAGACGCTCGGGGCGTTCGTCCGCTCCCAGGCGTTCGTCGGTCTGCTCGACGCCGTCCTGATCGGCATCGGCCTGTGGGTCCTCGACGTACCGCTGGTGCTGCCGCTCGCGGTGCTGACCTTCGTGTCCGCGTTCGTACCGATCGTGGGTGCCCTGTTCGCCGGTCTGGTCGCGGTGCTCATCGCCCTGGTCTACAACGGCCTGACGGACGCGCTCATCGTGCTGGCGCTCATCGTGGTGGTCCAGCAGCTCGAGGGCAACGTGTTCCAGCCCATGATCCAGAGCCGGGGGCTCGGCCTGCACGCCGCGGTCGTCCTCCTGGCGGTCACCCTCGGCGGAAGCCTGGCCGGCATCGTCGGCAGCCTCCTCGCCGTACCGGCGGCCGCGCTGGTCGCCGTGGTGTGGAACTACCTGCGCGAGCAGCTGGCCGACCCCTCGCCGGAACCGGAGGCCGACGGAACACCCTCCGGCGCGGCCGTCCCCTCCTAG
- a CDS encoding class I SAM-dependent methyltransferase, with amino-acid sequence MEQPDPSHPAGEDTGDGRYGEAVFPAERPGEDERIDLGALAYDTTTFARLAALGAGPGWRCLDVGAGTGTVARGLLEGLGVTSVLAVDRDVRFLAARPVPGLTVREADVTDPGFGAGRFHLVHARFVLMHLPERRRLIGRLSELLAPGGVLVLSDAADLTSAGAADTPYTRVMRAMWQGLRDTIGTDVTWVPGYPRLLREAGLTSVAAEVYVPPLLPGSAISRFWADTWHRAREAITATGLVDDATVEEAVRCLESPDCAELSPGMLTAWGRRPGPAHTPTTLDFADNS; translated from the coding sequence GTGGAACAGCCCGACCCTTCGCACCCCGCCGGTGAGGACACCGGTGACGGCCGCTACGGCGAGGCGGTGTTCCCGGCGGAGCGGCCGGGCGAGGACGAACGGATCGACCTCGGCGCCCTCGCCTACGACACGACCACCTTCGCACGGCTCGCCGCGCTCGGGGCCGGACCCGGGTGGCGCTGCCTGGACGTGGGGGCCGGTACGGGAACGGTGGCCCGCGGGCTCCTGGAGGGGCTCGGTGTCACGTCCGTCCTCGCCGTCGACCGTGACGTGCGGTTCCTCGCCGCCCGGCCCGTACCGGGGCTCACCGTGAGGGAGGCGGACGTCACCGACCCGGGCTTCGGCGCCGGGCGCTTCCACCTCGTCCACGCACGGTTCGTCCTGATGCACCTGCCCGAGCGGCGGCGCCTCATCGGGCGGCTGAGTGAACTGCTCGCCCCCGGCGGGGTGCTGGTCCTCAGCGACGCCGCCGACCTGACCTCCGCGGGGGCGGCGGACACCCCGTACACGCGGGTGATGCGGGCGATGTGGCAGGGCCTGAGGGACACCATCGGGACGGACGTCACCTGGGTGCCCGGATACCCCCGTCTGCTGCGCGAAGCCGGACTCACCTCCGTGGCGGCGGAGGTGTACGTCCCTCCGCTGCTGCCCGGCAGCGCCATCAGCCGGTTCTGGGCCGACACGTGGCACCGCGCCCGGGAGGCGATCACGGCGACCGGCCTCGTCGACGACGCGACGGTCGAGGAGGCCGTCCGCTGCCTGGAGTCACCGGACTGCGCCGAGCTGTCCCCGGGGATGCTCACCGCCTGGGGCCGCCGCCCGGGTCCGGCTCATACCCCGACGACCTTGGACTTCGCGGACAACTCGTAG
- a CDS encoding DUF4139 domain-containing protein, which yields MPTAPEPIALPVTAVTCLEDRAHVERTTVLDLAAGVQRLRLGPVGALAVDRSLHAELTGGHPATVLDVRIVRTWTPRGPLPSAADSALRRRVHGLEEERLVLEQRRDRLRTRLGLLGRLTADLLREIGEGAGSGETEGARWSGELDRLDGERDTYGERLRAAEARLAALDAELGASRRALDDAEEQPAELVGHIELTVDAAEAGRAGLRLTHLTPCALWRPAYRAVLDGDSLTLETDAMVWQRTGEDWSDVRLTLSTARSASATEPPRLGEDRLTLEDRSPEERRTVHVELREEEIGDLGPAPVQGLPGVDDGGEARVLHSPAPVSVRADGRAHRVPLSAFTTEARSEYACTPELSPLVTRVVRCDNRSGHALLAGPVDLVRGGGFGGRSTLDFTAPGAPVELAFGSCDDHRVVRETEESRDVAGLSQRTVVTRTVRLHLSRFSAPGEQAGRTVVVRERIPVSEVAAVEVRVREDACSPPPGPVDAEGLVRWDVLLPPGGHRTITLVYELSAKSKVVGV from the coding sequence ATGCCCACGGCACCCGAGCCGATCGCCCTCCCCGTCACCGCCGTCACCTGCCTGGAGGACCGCGCCCACGTCGAGCGGACCACCGTGCTCGACCTGGCCGCCGGCGTCCAGCGGCTGCGGCTCGGACCGGTCGGCGCGCTCGCCGTCGACCGCAGCCTGCACGCCGAGCTGACCGGCGGTCACCCCGCGACCGTGCTCGACGTGCGGATCGTCCGCACCTGGACGCCGCGCGGGCCGCTGCCGTCCGCCGCCGACTCCGCGCTGCGCCGGCGCGTGCACGGTCTGGAGGAGGAGCGGCTCGTCCTGGAGCAGCGGCGCGACCGGCTGCGCACCCGCCTCGGGCTGCTCGGCCGCCTGACCGCCGACCTGCTGCGGGAGATCGGTGAGGGTGCCGGCTCCGGGGAGACCGAAGGGGCCCGCTGGTCCGGTGAACTGGACCGGCTGGACGGGGAACGCGACACGTACGGCGAGCGACTCCGCGCCGCGGAGGCCCGCCTGGCCGCTCTCGACGCCGAACTGGGCGCCTCCCGGCGGGCGTTGGACGATGCCGAGGAGCAGCCGGCCGAGCTGGTCGGCCACATCGAGCTGACCGTGGACGCGGCGGAGGCCGGGCGGGCCGGGCTGCGGCTGACCCACCTCACCCCGTGCGCGCTGTGGCGGCCCGCGTACCGTGCCGTGCTCGACGGGGACTCGTTGACGCTGGAGACCGACGCGATGGTCTGGCAGCGCACCGGCGAGGACTGGTCGGACGTACGGCTGACGCTGTCGACCGCCCGCTCGGCGTCGGCCACCGAGCCCCCGCGGCTGGGCGAGGACCGGCTGACGCTCGAGGACCGCTCCCCCGAGGAACGCCGCACCGTGCACGTCGAGTTGCGCGAGGAGGAGATCGGCGACCTGGGCCCCGCCCCGGTGCAGGGCCTGCCCGGGGTGGACGACGGCGGCGAGGCCCGGGTGCTGCACTCCCCCGCGCCGGTCTCGGTACGCGCGGACGGACGCGCGCACCGGGTGCCGCTGTCCGCCTTCACCACGGAGGCCCGCAGCGAGTACGCCTGTACGCCCGAACTGTCACCGCTGGTCACCCGGGTGGTGCGGTGCGACAACCGGTCGGGCCACGCCCTGCTCGCCGGGCCCGTGGACCTGGTCCGCGGCGGCGGGTTCGGCGGCCGCTCCACGCTGGACTTCACCGCGCCCGGCGCGCCCGTCGAGCTCGCCTTCGGCAGTTGCGACGACCACCGGGTGGTCCGGGAGACCGAGGAGTCCCGTGACGTCGCGGGGCTCTCCCAGCGGACCGTGGTCACCCGGACCGTCCGGCTGCACCTGTCCCGGTTCTCCGCGCCCGGGGAGCAGGCGGGGCGCACGGTCGTGGTGCGGGAGCGGATCCCGGTCTCCGAGGTCGCGGCGGTGGAGGTACGGGTCCGCGAGGACGCCTGCTCGCCGCCGCCCGGCCCGGTCGACGCCGAGGGCCTCGTCCGCTGGGACGTCCTCCTGCCGCCGGGCGGCCACCGGACGATCACCCTGGTCTACGAGTTGTCCGCGAAGTCCAAGGTCGTCGGGGTATGA